One Bos taurus isolate L1 Dominette 01449 registration number 42190680 breed Hereford chromosome 16, ARS-UCD2.0, whole genome shotgun sequence DNA window includes the following coding sequences:
- the IL19 gene encoding interleukin-19, which translates to MKAPCVSLCLLGAGLFLCSVHARGLRRCLISMNLHRVEESFRGIKTAIQAKDTFQNVTILSPSETLHGIKPLDVCCVTKNLLAFYVDRVFKDHQELNPQIMRKISSLANSFLYMQKTLQQCQNLCHCRQEATNATRIIHDNYDQLEVRSAAVKSLGELDVFLAWIDKHHRGTSAASR; encoded by the exons ATGAAGGCACCGTGCGTTTCCCTCTGCCTCCTGGGTGCCGGGCTCTTcctgtgctcagtgcatgcccgaGGCCTCAGGAGATGCCTGATTTCCATGAACTTGCACCGTGTGGAGGAGAGCTTCCGAGGAATCAAAACAGCCATT CAAGCTAAGGACACCTTCCAAAACGTCACCATCCTGTCCCCATCGGAAACCCTGCATGGCATTAAG CCCTTAGATGTGTGCTGCGTGACCAAGAACCTCCTGGCATTTTATGTGGACAGAGTGTTCAAGGACCATCAGGAGCTGAACCCCCAAATCATGAGAAAAATCAGCAGCCTTGCCAACTCTTTCCTCTACATGCAGAAGACTCTACAACAATGT CAGAATCTGTGTCACTGCAGACAGGAAGCAACCAATGCAACCAGAATCATCCATGACAACTATGATCAG CTGGAGGTCCGGTCTGCTGCCGTTAAGTCTCTGGGAGAGCTGGACGTCTTTCTAGCCTGGATTGACAAGCATCATCGAGGAACTTCCGCTGCCTCAAGATAA